In the genome of Bradyrhizobium arachidis, one region contains:
- a CDS encoding carbohydrate porin, translating into MDQAGKRGKTPDRAARLPTDLIRQEIRASASAPAAGLGLPFEKRGNAGRGAQTRPQQTIDPFERYDKLREKGLWFNIPGPADTIDQDKDGVRSALADVGIGYIGWTHNSIANNQLPNAARSTIANQLYMGQNPTFASVNLMIVTYDLSRFGIADGQIVVGAEQQYWTWDRPGPDRVGINTLAYYQTFFDRTLELKLGYLRNQNEFTGTLFGGITGSNMSALFQAGMSTNATPTPAVNLKYNFDDRLYNKVSVQRSISPDGAYSHITENPTGLNWSTANAGPLLVDEAGYKSKSAPGVPETWLRAGVGLNNSRYTNLADPKHQRETGNHFHYIAADRQLWQSDALGLPSRGIYGGFSIMGAPPDLNRISQYYELRLYAKGPFDSRPSDLIAIVASKTNWSKFAVDAALAKGQLAHRDTTAITGTYTARLAPGIYAGVGLSYIHNPTSITHTPQTEHALNLLVSTLIFF; encoded by the coding sequence GTGGATCAGGCCGGCAAAAGAGGAAAGACCCCCGATCGGGCCGCAAGGCTCCCGACCGACCTGATCCGTCAGGAAATCCGCGCTTCTGCCTCGGCTCCAGCAGCAGGTCTCGGACTGCCTTTCGAGAAGCGCGGCAACGCGGGCAGGGGTGCTCAGACGAGACCGCAACAGACGATCGATCCCTTCGAAAGGTACGACAAGCTGCGTGAAAAAGGGTTGTGGTTCAACATACCTGGCCCTGCGGACACGATTGATCAGGACAAGGACGGCGTTAGATCGGCTCTGGCAGATGTCGGCATCGGCTACATCGGCTGGACACACAACAGCATTGCAAACAACCAGCTGCCGAATGCGGCCAGAAGCACTATCGCAAATCAGCTCTATATGGGCCAGAATCCGACCTTCGCGTCGGTAAACCTCATGATCGTCACCTACGATCTCAGCCGGTTTGGCATTGCCGACGGACAGATTGTCGTAGGAGCCGAGCAGCAATACTGGACGTGGGATCGCCCGGGACCAGATCGAGTAGGAATCAATACGCTCGCCTACTACCAGACTTTCTTCGACAGGACGCTAGAACTCAAGCTTGGCTACCTCAGAAACCAAAATGAGTTCACCGGCACATTGTTCGGAGGGATTACAGGATCGAACATGTCTGCCTTGTTCCAGGCAGGGATGAGCACCAATGCTACGCCGACGCCGGCGGTCAACTTGAAGTACAATTTTGACGATCGCTTGTACAACAAGGTTTCCGTGCAGCGCTCAATCAGTCCAGATGGTGCCTATTCCCACATAACCGAGAATCCCACCGGCCTGAACTGGAGCACGGCCAATGCAGGCCCCCTTCTCGTTGACGAAGCCGGCTACAAGAGCAAGTCGGCTCCCGGCGTACCCGAGACGTGGCTGCGGGCGGGCGTAGGTTTGAACAATAGCCGCTACACGAATTTGGCGGACCCCAAGCATCAAAGGGAGACTGGGAATCATTTTCACTACATCGCTGCAGACAGGCAGCTCTGGCAGAGCGACGCCCTTGGGTTGCCGTCTCGCGGCATCTATGGCGGCTTCTCTATCATGGGAGCTCCGCCTGACCTCAACAGGATCAGCCAATATTACGAGCTTCGTCTTTATGCTAAAGGACCTTTTGATAGCCGGCCCAGTGATCTGATTGCGATCGTTGCTAGCAAGACGAACTGGAGCAAATTTGCGGTGGATGCTGCTCTCGCTAAAGGCCAGCTTGCGCATCGTGATACCACGGCAATCACCGGAACATATACCGCCCGTCTTGCTCCGGGAATATATGCAGGTGTGGGATTATCATACATTCATAACCCCACAAGCATCACGCACACGCCCCAAACCGAACACGCGCTCAATCTGTTGGTATCTACGTTGATATTCTTCTGA
- the hemN gene encoding oxygen-independent coproporphyrinogen III oxidase encodes MQTSLLNKYCDARLPWYTIYPTVPDFSAMVGAKTCETWLRRLPPDEPVSLYIHVPFCRSICWYCGFPTSLTRGERPVRNYLAAVRDEIRLVAEQVPRALPVHDVHFGGGTPTTIAPGDFLALMELLRRCFAFSKSATIAIEIDPRGVTAEMVEMLQAAGINRASIGVQSFDPVVQRAVNRVQSEVQTASVVERLRQHGIGRINFDLLFGLPHQTVRSCVDSARTALAMRPDRLAVFGYAHVPSYMKRQRQIDETALPDNVARAEQAAAIADTLVSAGYRQIGLDHFALPNDELALAQKAGRLRRNSLGYSADTCKTVIGLGPSAIGRLRDGYVQNEIATASYHQHIQVGRLATSKGYCLTAEDRLRAAIIERLMCDLQADVPAICAAHRFDPIPLLGSADRLGMLAEDGVVDIEEGFIRVKQEHRFVVRAVAAAFDTYLDRIPIN; translated from the coding sequence TTGCAGACCTCCCTTCTAAACAAGTATTGCGATGCTCGCCTGCCTTGGTACACCATCTATCCAACCGTACCGGATTTCTCCGCGATGGTCGGTGCCAAGACTTGTGAGACATGGCTGAGGCGGCTGCCTCCCGACGAGCCCGTATCGCTCTACATCCACGTTCCGTTCTGTCGCTCTATCTGTTGGTATTGCGGTTTTCCTACAAGCCTCACGCGCGGCGAGCGACCGGTCCGCAATTACTTGGCAGCAGTGCGGGACGAGATACGCTTGGTCGCAGAGCAAGTGCCACGCGCTCTGCCGGTGCACGACGTGCATTTCGGCGGCGGGACGCCGACCACCATTGCACCGGGCGATTTTCTCGCCTTGATGGAACTCCTGCGCCGCTGCTTTGCGTTCAGTAAATCAGCTACCATCGCCATAGAAATCGATCCGCGTGGGGTCACGGCCGAGATGGTCGAAATGCTACAAGCGGCGGGGATCAACCGCGCGAGCATAGGCGTGCAAAGCTTCGACCCCGTGGTTCAAAGGGCGGTCAACCGAGTCCAGAGCGAGGTACAGACGGCTTCTGTCGTCGAAAGGCTTCGCCAGCATGGGATAGGGCGCATCAATTTCGACCTTCTCTTCGGACTGCCGCATCAGACGGTGCGGTCCTGCGTTGACTCCGCGCGAACGGCTCTAGCCATGCGGCCAGACCGGCTTGCGGTTTTCGGCTATGCACACGTCCCCTCCTATATGAAACGTCAGCGCCAGATCGATGAGACGGCGCTGCCGGATAATGTCGCCCGCGCTGAGCAAGCCGCGGCTATTGCAGATACGCTGGTCTCGGCCGGCTACCGCCAGATCGGGCTCGACCATTTCGCCCTGCCCAATGACGAGCTCGCGCTGGCCCAGAAGGCTGGTCGGCTGCGCCGCAACTCTCTGGGCTATTCGGCTGATACCTGCAAAACCGTAATCGGCTTAGGTCCGTCAGCCATCGGCCGTCTGCGCGACGGTTACGTCCAGAACGAGATCGCAACCGCTTCCTATCACCAACACATTCAGGTTGGGCGCCTGGCAACCTCAAAAGGCTACTGTCTCACCGCCGAAGATCGCCTCCGCGCCGCAATCATCGAGCGTCTGATGTGCGATTTGCAGGCCGACGTACCAGCGATCTGTGCTGCTCACCGATTTGATCCGATTCCTCTTCTCGGTTCGGCCGACCGCCTGGGAATGCTTGCAGAAGATGGGGTAGTAGACATTGAAGAGGGATTTATTCGGGTCAAGCAGGAGCACCGGTTTGTCGTTCGCGCTGTTGCTGCCGCGTTCGACACTTATCTCGACCGCATCCCTATTAACTAA
- a CDS encoding NEL-type E3 ubiquitin ligase domain-containing protein, whose amino-acid sequence MDTGHAQRSAASFRDAFEEVEQESYLGGFNRAVANLVETLTGYRAPASARAQILDNWVAEEGQGEAENRRQGRRRIRNSDDTGSPSLDLSSLSLTALPAALPPRLQELRARHNELSNLPAMLPPGLQRLLISHNRLTSLPDDLPATLSQLEVADNSLTSLPANLPAGLEILNANDNRLTSLPDALPSGLTLLAVSGNQLTNLPEFLPSRLIELNVSGNQLASLPDSLPSTLQSLNVSGNRLTSLPEGLLDALVPNNSLYYPHLESLELEDNALPDDVLAHPAAAEAPPQLAQQSPHEAAAHWLADDPATLAEWQHFADEPGAQDYAQFLERLRGTVNYGNNEFRQAVADDLRHAAANPTLREQFFAQASEANTSCEDRVTLHWNGMQTARINADVKDGVYDDGLGDLVQRGRVAFRLEALDEIARDRIISLASGNLNVDDIEVYLAYQHRLREPLELNHLAPDMRFLEVSHVSEDDATEALDLVREREASHFQRLHGKPLATLGNGAEAHRSRRTCRDGRPGARRHGRRVSNPIGSAPRRVWSSRRSGCRAGARRPSPKRDCWRDQRRGHATCARTAWPRTMRPPNRRSDIYYCSAAVPKDRS is encoded by the coding sequence ATGGACACAGGACACGCACAGCGGAGCGCGGCTTCCTTCCGGGACGCATTTGAAGAGGTGGAGCAGGAAAGCTACCTCGGCGGATTCAATCGTGCCGTCGCGAATTTGGTCGAAACCTTGACAGGCTATCGGGCCCCAGCCTCCGCGCGCGCGCAGATCTTGGACAATTGGGTTGCCGAAGAGGGGCAGGGCGAAGCGGAGAATCGGCGACAGGGGCGCAGACGAATCAGGAATTCGGATGACACAGGCTCGCCCTCTCTGGATTTGTCCTCGCTCTCGCTGACCGCTCTGCCCGCCGCCCTGCCGCCAAGGTTGCAGGAGCTGCGCGCCAGGCACAACGAGCTAAGCAATCTGCCCGCTATGTTGCCACCCGGTCTACAGCGTCTTCTCATTAGCCATAATCGCTTGACGAGTTTGCCGGACGATCTTCCGGCGACCCTCTCTCAGCTGGAGGTCGCTGACAACAGCTTGACCAGTCTGCCAGCAAACCTTCCGGCCGGGCTCGAGATCCTGAACGCAAACGACAACCGGCTAACCAGCCTGCCGGACGCTCTGCCGAGCGGGCTTACCTTGCTTGCGGTCAGTGGCAATCAGCTGACCAATCTCCCGGAGTTCCTCCCCTCGCGGCTCATTGAACTCAATGTCAGCGGCAATCAATTGGCAAGCCTTCCCGACTCTCTTCCGAGCACGCTGCAATCACTCAATGTCAGCGGTAACCGGCTGACCAGCCTGCCTGAAGGTCTTTTAGATGCTCTTGTGCCGAATAATAGCCTCTACTACCCGCATCTGGAGAGCCTCGAATTGGAGGATAACGCGCTGCCGGACGACGTCCTCGCTCACCCGGCGGCGGCTGAAGCGCCACCGCAGCTTGCGCAGCAATCCCCACATGAAGCTGCCGCACACTGGCTCGCAGACGACCCGGCCACGCTGGCCGAATGGCAGCACTTTGCGGATGAGCCCGGCGCCCAAGACTACGCACAGTTCCTGGAGAGGCTACGAGGCACGGTCAACTACGGCAATAACGAGTTTCGGCAGGCAGTGGCTGATGATCTACGGCACGCGGCCGCCAATCCGACATTGCGCGAACAGTTCTTTGCACAGGCTTCCGAAGCCAACACGAGCTGCGAGGATCGCGTCACCTTGCACTGGAATGGTATGCAGACCGCGCGCATCAACGCTGACGTCAAGGACGGGGTATATGACGATGGGCTTGGCGATCTCGTTCAGCGCGGACGTGTCGCCTTCCGCTTGGAGGCGTTGGACGAGATCGCGCGCGACAGGATCATCTCGCTCGCGAGCGGCAACTTGAACGTAGACGACATCGAAGTCTATCTGGCCTATCAACATCGGCTGCGCGAGCCGTTGGAGCTCAATCATCTCGCCCCTGACATGCGCTTCCTAGAGGTCTCTCACGTTAGCGAGGATGATGCGACGGAAGCGCTCGACCTGGTCCGGGAGCGGGAAGCAAGCCATTTTCAACGACTACATGGCAAGCCGCTGGCAACCCTGGGAAACGGTGCTGAGGCGCATCGCTCCAGACGAACATGCCGCGATGGGAGACCGGGTGCGCGACGCCATGGGCGAAGAGTTTCAAACCCGATTGGATCAGCGCCTCGCCGAGTATGGTCTTCGAGGCGATCCGGATGCCGAGCGGGTGCTCGGAGACCAAGTCCGAAACGAGATTGCTGGCGAGATCAAAGGCGAGGTCATGCAACGTGTGCTCGCACAGCGTGGCCTCGAACTATGAGGCCCCCAAACCGCCGCAGCGATATCTATTATTGCTCCGCGGCGGTACCTAAAGATCGATCGTGA
- a CDS encoding sulfite exporter TauE/SafE family protein has product MACLLIAIISLLYASVGQAGGTAFLSLMAFLGMSLTEMRPTALGLNIVVAAYSTWLFNRNKVVDRAILRPLLFSSVPASLAGGLIALDDHMYKTLTGLVLLLASAVMIMQRGRAADRVCETPLTAIVSIGAALGLVSGLTGVGGGVFLAPTLITLNWASPKQTVALSPPFILANSTVGFVGALFSGQFPSPDLVLYAIFALAGAVAGTIVSLNCLNPAGIRFILVAVMLVAGIQLVLA; this is encoded by the coding sequence ATGGCTTGTCTGCTCATCGCGATCATCTCACTGCTCTATGCGAGCGTTGGCCAGGCTGGTGGCACTGCATTCCTCTCGCTAATGGCATTTTTGGGTATGTCATTGACAGAGATGCGCCCGACGGCACTTGGTCTCAACATTGTCGTTGCGGCTTATTCTACGTGGCTCTTCAACCGCAACAAGGTCGTTGACCGGGCCATCCTGCGCCCGCTTCTCTTTTCGTCCGTGCCAGCGTCGCTTGCCGGCGGTTTGATTGCGCTCGATGACCACATGTATAAGACGCTGACCGGGCTCGTTCTTCTTCTGGCGAGCGCCGTGATGATCATGCAGCGGGGACGCGCGGCTGATCGTGTTTGTGAAACTCCGCTCACGGCAATCGTGAGCATTGGCGCGGCCCTTGGCCTGGTTTCCGGTCTGACCGGCGTGGGTGGTGGAGTGTTCCTCGCGCCGACGCTCATCACACTGAATTGGGCATCACCGAAGCAGACCGTCGCGTTATCACCCCCTTTTATTCTGGCCAATTCCACAGTCGGATTCGTCGGAGCTCTTTTCAGCGGCCAATTTCCCTCTCCGGATTTGGTTCTTTACGCTATCTTCGCGCTGGCGGGTGCGGTCGCTGGAACGATAGTCAGCCTGAACTGCCTGAACCCAGCGGGCATCAGATTTATCCTCGTTGCCGTTATGCTCGTTGCCGGCATCCAATTGGTTCTCGCTTGA